From Candidatus Pedobacter colombiensis, one genomic window encodes:
- a CDS encoding alpha/beta hydrolase-fold protein has translation MKIKLLTCLLCVFALGAIAQIKSKPKEFVLGYVDRLHSEILKEDRIINIYLPEGYDKDTKYPVIYLLDGSSDEDFIHVVGIVQFNTFPWIARIPKSIVIGIANTNRKRDFTSPATQPGDQKIIPNNGGSANFIAFLEKELQPYVEKKYKTDGFKTIIGQSLGGLLATEILFKKPTLFNNYIIISPSLWWNDGALLKVKPSILEEDYHKPTNIYIGVGKEGSLDGSNKHIMEEDAKLLYEKIKQGQSKSVKVHFDYLPEEDHATVTHQAIFNAFRILYPKK, from the coding sequence ATGAAAATTAAATTACTTACATGCTTACTCTGCGTTTTCGCTTTGGGAGCTATCGCACAAATTAAAAGTAAACCCAAAGAATTTGTTTTAGGTTATGTTGATCGTCTTCATTCTGAAATATTAAAAGAAGACCGGATTATCAATATTTACCTTCCTGAAGGTTATGATAAAGACACAAAATATCCGGTAATTTATTTGCTGGATGGCTCGTCAGATGAAGATTTTATCCACGTTGTTGGCATTGTTCAGTTTAATACATTCCCCTGGATCGCAAGAATTCCGAAGTCCATCGTCATTGGTATTGCCAATACAAACCGTAAACGCGATTTTACTTCTCCGGCTACACAGCCAGGTGATCAAAAAATAATACCAAATAATGGTGGCTCTGCTAATTTTATCGCCTTTCTGGAAAAGGAATTGCAACCTTATGTCGAGAAAAAATATAAAACAGATGGTTTTAAAACCATTATTGGACAGTCATTGGGTGGACTATTAGCTACGGAGATTTTATTTAAAAAACCGACACTTTTTAATAATTATATCATCATTAGCCCTAGCCTTTGGTGGAATGATGGAGCTTTGTTAAAGGTAAAGCCTTCAATTTTAGAGGAAGATTATCATAAGCCAACTAACATCTATATAGGCGTAGGGAAAGAAGGTTCTTTGGACGGTTCAAACAAACACATCATGGAAGAGGATGCGAAATTGTTGTATGAAAAAATTAAGCAGGGTCAATCAAAAAGCGTAAAAGTGCATTTCGATTATTTACCTGAAGAGGACCATGCAACGGTTACCCATCAGGCTATTTTTAACGCCTTTCGCATTTTATATCCTAAAAAATAG
- a CDS encoding PorP/SprF family type IX secretion system membrane protein, translated as MKNIVIKAFFIAGGILGTIAVALPAAAQIRPLGTQYYENQYMSNPAFAGMEEGLNVNLSYRNQWRTIEGSPVTMAASGDYRRDKVGMGLIVYSDKAGLIGRTRVMASYAYHLSLNGDNKNLHFGLSLGMMKESLDNNKIVAEPDDVLAQRFNQRKPYIDGDFGIAYTNDRFTIQGALPNLSKFLKKDELNMIDGSTYFAAMSYKIGTALDVVSIEPKISFRGAKDIEGIWDVGTNLKLENNILSFMGMFRSDKSSVFGVGVNYDKYFIQCFYTSQLAGDRMRTGGDFEVNLKINLFKQQK; from the coding sequence ATGAAAAATATAGTTATTAAGGCGTTCTTTATTGCGGGAGGTATTTTAGGCACAATAGCAGTTGCGCTTCCGGCTGCGGCACAAATCAGACCACTGGGAACACAGTATTATGAAAATCAATACATGAGTAATCCTGCCTTTGCCGGGATGGAGGAAGGTTTGAATGTGAACCTTAGCTACCGCAATCAATGGCGAACCATTGAAGGTTCTCCTGTAACAATGGCTGCAAGTGGTGACTACAGGCGAGATAAAGTGGGGATGGGGCTTATCGTGTATAGTGATAAAGCCGGGCTGATTGGTCGTACTCGGGTAATGGCTAGTTATGCTTATCACCTGTCATTAAATGGAGATAACAAGAACTTACATTTTGGGCTTTCATTGGGGATGATGAAAGAAAGTTTGGATAATAACAAGATTGTTGCTGAACCGGATGATGTTTTGGCTCAGCGTTTTAATCAACGCAAGCCCTATATTGATGGTGATTTCGGTATTGCTTATACCAATGATAGATTTACCATACAAGGAGCATTGCCCAACTTGTCTAAATTTTTGAAGAAAGATGAGCTGAATATGATAGATGGATCTACCTATTTTGCTGCGATGTCTTACAAAATCGGAACTGCTTTGGATGTGGTATCCATAGAACCTAAAATCAGTTTCAGGGGAGCCAAAGACATTGAAGGTATTTGGGATGTGGGTACAAACCTGAAGCTTGAAAACAACATTCTTTCTTTTATGGGTATGTTTCGCAGTGATAAAAGTTCAGTTTTTGGTGTAGGTGTAAATTATGATAAATATTTTATACAGTGCTTTTATACCAGTCAGCTGGCTGGAGATCGTATGCGTACCGGCGGAGATTTTGAGGTGAACTTAAAAATTAACCTGTTCAAGCAGCAAAAGTAA
- a CDS encoding gliding motility-associated C-terminal domain-containing protein, translating to MKQLIASIAIGFLLLICPDLKAQLKIGSEGLFIQTGTVFYTEGLTLVPSNDWGMNNLMISKQEQTVIWPKFNSIQRLYRFSRAAAFSGELALNYEDIELNGNEGKNLVLAYSKITSNNYKDYTLVKESVANPAERYVGQLFTDKITLSDLTAVTMESLGKEAYSDLIANNMITPNGDGVNDTWVVKNIHLYPNNELKIYDREGRLVFNMIGYDNSWGGLFNGNPLPEDSYYYVLYFDSGKFRRSGFISIVRE from the coding sequence ATGAAACAACTTATTGCATCTATTGCTATTGGATTTCTGCTGTTGATCTGTCCTGATTTAAAGGCTCAGCTAAAGATAGGGTCTGAAGGACTTTTTATTCAAACTGGAACAGTGTTCTATACCGAAGGGTTAACACTGGTTCCCTCCAATGATTGGGGGATGAATAATCTGATGATTAGTAAACAAGAGCAAACAGTGATCTGGCCCAAGTTCAATAGCATCCAGCGACTGTACAGGTTCAGCAGAGCGGCGGCCTTCTCGGGGGAGCTTGCATTGAATTATGAGGATATAGAACTCAATGGAAATGAGGGTAAAAATCTGGTCCTGGCTTATTCGAAAATAACGAGCAATAACTATAAGGATTATACACTGGTTAAAGAAAGTGTAGCTAATCCGGCCGAGAGATATGTTGGTCAGCTTTTTACCGATAAGATTACTTTGTCAGATTTAACGGCAGTAACTATGGAATCTCTAGGAAAGGAAGCTTATTCAGATTTGATCGCTAATAATATGATTACACCAAATGGTGATGGCGTAAATGATACCTGGGTAGTTAAAAATATCCATTTGTATCCTAACAACGAGTTGAAAATTTATGATCGTGAAGGAAGGCTCGTTTTCAATATGATCGGTTACGACAATTCATGGGGTGGTCTGTTTAATGGAAATCCTTTGCCGGAAGACAGTTATTACTATGTCCTGTACTTTGATTCAGGAAAATTTAGAAGGTCAGGGTTTATCTCCATAGTAAGGGAATAA
- a CDS encoding thioredoxin family protein: protein MIGKRLKHMLLPAVFVGVLSLNASGQTKDISLKIHLSGVAKSKISLLSLAGTSIKTIVENPAINDGGTAVLNIPKDQLPGEFVLRFDYQEKESSNPYPAEKRIFVNNQNLELWARPKALNHPDSTYFQKGEIENTVITAFTIDNAKRREQLGLLQNFLMNYDQPQSKFFLMGTEEYESRRLTYNKWIAAQTLQHKNTFASSGFVFQHITSIVWKGTEKDRVNSVIENYFEGMDFKNPMIIRTTEIKEWMNKYVNIYGAMATTIELRDSLFTLAGKRAIEKARLGHPLVYGWMVDYFYNGFESFNMTAGIKMLEPYLNDPLCLTNHRKAIEQRLKGMETLVVGSIAPDFSWKQASGSTIQFHQFKTEAKYKLVLFWSADCQHCKDLMEKLHPWYQDATKREMLDIFAISLDETETEIPAWEKAKLNLPAFKHKRAAQGIRSPEAAAYFVLSTPTMVLVDAKTNKIVALPETVAQLEAEMK from the coding sequence ATGATAGGTAAACGATTAAAGCATATGCTTCTCCCCGCTGTTTTCGTAGGGGTATTAAGTTTAAATGCAAGTGGGCAGACTAAAGACATCAGCTTGAAAATACATTTGTCGGGCGTAGCAAAAAGCAAAATCTCTTTGCTTTCTCTCGCCGGCACATCTATAAAAACTATAGTAGAAAATCCGGCTATAAATGATGGTGGAACAGCTGTGCTGAACATTCCTAAAGATCAGTTGCCGGGAGAGTTTGTTTTACGTTTTGACTACCAGGAAAAGGAGAGCAGCAATCCTTACCCTGCTGAAAAACGCATTTTTGTAAACAATCAAAATCTAGAACTTTGGGCTCGTCCTAAAGCTTTGAATCATCCGGATAGTACCTATTTCCAAAAGGGAGAAATAGAGAATACGGTCATCACAGCTTTTACTATCGATAACGCAAAAAGAAGAGAGCAGTTGGGCTTGTTGCAGAATTTTTTAATGAACTACGACCAACCTCAATCAAAGTTCTTTTTAATGGGAACTGAAGAATATGAAAGCAGACGTTTGACCTATAACAAGTGGATTGCTGCACAAACCTTGCAACATAAAAACACTTTTGCAAGCAGTGGTTTTGTTTTTCAGCACATCACTTCAATTGTCTGGAAGGGGACTGAGAAAGACAGGGTGAATAGTGTTATCGAAAATTATTTTGAGGGTATGGATTTTAAAAATCCAATGATCATCAGAACTACCGAGATCAAAGAATGGATGAATAAGTACGTAAATATTTATGGAGCTATGGCAACCACAATTGAGCTCCGTGATTCCTTGTTTACGCTTGCCGGTAAGCGAGCTATAGAAAAGGCACGTTTGGGTCACCCATTGGTGTATGGCTGGATGGTAGATTATTTTTATAATGGCTTTGAAAGCTTTAACATGACTGCGGGTATAAAAATGTTGGAGCCTTACCTGAATGATCCACTTTGTTTAACCAATCATAGAAAAGCTATTGAGCAAAGATTGAAAGGTATGGAAACTTTAGTAGTAGGTTCTATAGCACCTGATTTTAGCTGGAAACAGGCTTCAGGGAGTACCATTCAGTTTCATCAATTTAAAACCGAAGCAAAATATAAATTGGTTTTGTTTTGGTCGGCCGATTGCCAGCATTGCAAAGATTTGATGGAAAAATTACATCCTTGGTACCAAGATGCTACAAAAAGAGAAATGTTGGATATCTTCGCCATTAGTTTAGACGAAACTGAAACGGAAATTCCGGCATGGGAAAAGGCGAAGTTGAATCTTCCGGCATTTAAGCATAAACGAGCAGCACAAGGAATCAGAAGCCCGGAAGCAGCGGCATACTTTGTATTGTCAACTCCAACAATGGTATTGGTAGATGCGAAGACCAATAAAATTGTAGCTTTACCTGAGACTGTTGCTCAGCTGGAAGCAGAAATGAAATAG
- a CDS encoding tail fiber domain-containing protein — protein MKINKHILVTCVLALVSFTGIAQSKLNGRFYITGASEVPSTPNSNYSIEGTFTDLLYVYYATDILPGDVIADFSGLTYRIDKITALKGNSITVDVTYLTGASNEYATYPTSYAMGTLFRPTPNGYSQLTNDSEYINEGLKVSILNSTINSIDKDIRGFKSGTEADIPATPKTGDLFYNVTEKKLYAYTADGWVPVGGGVIASGTTAEFPNPSKSGEMFLNKDDNKTYIYNGALWLELSTNGSTPSANINPDPTKVSVKEGDLFYNISDHKLYVYNGTVWMAINNLLRNGQIFVGNASNTPVSVALTGDATITNTGKLTIQPLAITDGKLDKTNIPLSGFGIPLDNVSMGDEVTNFKIINLANPSANSDAATKGYVDALVSAPGSMVLTNNNFLVGNSSNKAIGVLKSLIPISGFDKAGANVSMGGGTLATNFKITNMADPTLAQDAATKAYVDGRQVNAANILLPTGNFLVGDVGGKAVATAKNTISITGFAAPTADIAVGGFKITGLANPVDAQDAATKNYIDTKTFDPSTINLAKDLFMIGDATGKATGIAKNTISLTGFKDPTADISLAGFLLTNIGEPLVETDAANKKYVDGLFSTPSSILALPAGNLFVGNSAGKATATPKIQVPLSGFGKATENVNMGDAVNQFNISFLKDPIFDQDAATKNYVDSKLSTPGVLTLSTDHIFVGDALNKATGVLKSAVPLSDFGAATADVVLGDGTTNFKITSLADPASDQDAATKKYVDSKSSKTPTGPTAPDTATAKPGDIFYNTTDNRLYVYNGTSWVPVDNKLSDGHLFVGSPAGIAVSTPKNVVPLSGFGSAQGDVAMGNFKLINLAEPTADQDAATKKYVDAKTVKMPTGPTAPDTATAKPGDTYYNTADNHLYVYNGTEWVVMDNKLATGELYVGNAQGIAESTAKNKVPLSGFDNAKADVALGDGINNFKIVNLAEPTADQDAATKKYVDAGVTAAAAAGKDNLGNHTAAENIKLSVFSISNNGANGQGLTFDTQGNASFGQDLTINGNLYTPSDRNLKTHIETLTTVLQKINQIRGVSFEYKDQTKYATGVKIGVIAQELQKVYPEMVTKGKDGFLKVDYTQLTGMLIQAVKEQQKEIDALKIRMDKQQEQINSILKKMQ, from the coding sequence ATGAAAATAAATAAGCATATTCTTGTAACCTGTGTTTTAGCTTTGGTCTCTTTTACCGGGATAGCTCAATCTAAACTGAATGGGAGGTTTTATATAACTGGGGCCTCAGAGGTTCCTTCGACTCCTAATTCAAATTATTCTATTGAGGGTACTTTTACCGATCTGCTTTATGTATATTATGCCACCGATATTCTACCTGGGGATGTCATTGCTGATTTTTCGGGATTAACTTATAGAATTGATAAAATAACAGCGCTCAAAGGCAACTCTATTACTGTGGATGTTACTTATCTTACAGGTGCTTCAAATGAGTATGCTACTTACCCTACTTCTTATGCTATGGGGACGCTTTTTCGACCAACGCCAAATGGCTATTCACAATTAACAAATGATTCTGAGTATATTAACGAAGGTTTAAAAGTATCAATACTAAATTCTACGATTAATAGTATCGATAAAGATATCCGTGGTTTCAAATCCGGTACAGAAGCTGATATTCCTGCTACTCCAAAAACCGGCGATTTGTTCTACAATGTTACAGAAAAAAAATTATACGCTTACACAGCCGATGGATGGGTTCCAGTTGGTGGAGGAGTAATAGCCAGTGGTACAACTGCTGAATTCCCGAATCCTTCAAAGAGCGGAGAGATGTTCCTTAATAAGGACGACAATAAAACTTATATATATAATGGTGCTTTATGGTTAGAACTTTCGACCAATGGATCCACTCCAAGCGCCAATATTAATCCTGATCCTACTAAGGTAAGTGTTAAAGAGGGCGACCTGTTCTATAACATATCAGACCACAAATTGTATGTATATAATGGTACAGTTTGGATGGCGATAAATAATCTGTTGCGTAACGGTCAGATTTTCGTTGGTAATGCTTCCAATACACCTGTGTCTGTCGCTTTAACAGGAGATGCAACCATTACCAATACCGGTAAACTCACGATCCAGCCGTTAGCAATTACTGATGGGAAACTGGATAAGACAAACATTCCTTTGAGTGGCTTTGGTATTCCTCTGGATAATGTATCGATGGGAGATGAGGTTACAAATTTTAAGATCATTAATCTTGCCAACCCCTCTGCCAACTCTGATGCGGCGACAAAAGGTTACGTAGATGCATTGGTGTCTGCCCCTGGTTCTATGGTTTTAACCAACAATAACTTTTTGGTTGGTAACAGTTCTAACAAAGCGATAGGGGTATTGAAAAGTCTTATTCCTATTAGTGGCTTCGATAAAGCTGGAGCTAATGTATCAATGGGGGGCGGAACACTAGCAACCAACTTCAAGATTACGAACATGGCTGACCCTACTTTAGCACAGGACGCTGCAACGAAGGCTTATGTTGATGGCAGGCAAGTTAACGCTGCGAATATTCTATTGCCGACAGGAAATTTTCTGGTAGGTGATGTTGGAGGAAAAGCTGTTGCTACGGCGAAAAATACAATTTCAATAACCGGTTTTGCTGCGCCTACCGCGGATATTGCTGTAGGAGGTTTTAAGATCACTGGACTTGCAAATCCGGTAGATGCCCAGGATGCTGCGACCAAAAATTATATTGATACCAAAACCTTTGATCCCTCTACCATTAATCTGGCTAAAGACCTTTTTATGATTGGTGATGCAACTGGAAAAGCTACGGGTATCGCAAAAAATACCATCTCATTGACTGGATTCAAAGATCCTACTGCTGACATTTCGCTGGCAGGTTTTTTATTGACAAACATAGGCGAGCCATTGGTAGAAACAGATGCTGCAAATAAAAAGTATGTGGATGGTCTTTTTAGTACGCCTTCATCCATACTTGCGTTGCCTGCCGGAAACCTGTTTGTTGGTAACAGCGCAGGAAAAGCAACAGCTACGCCGAAAATTCAGGTGCCGTTGAGCGGTTTTGGTAAAGCTACAGAGAATGTGAACATGGGTGATGCGGTAAACCAATTCAATATTAGTTTCCTGAAAGATCCGATTTTTGATCAGGATGCAGCCACTAAGAATTATGTGGACAGTAAGCTATCAACACCTGGAGTATTGACATTATCGACAGATCATATTTTTGTCGGAGACGCTTTAAATAAAGCAACAGGTGTACTTAAAAGTGCCGTGCCGCTAAGTGATTTCGGCGCTGCAACAGCAGATGTTGTGTTGGGCGACGGAACAACTAATTTTAAAATCACCAGTCTTGCTGATCCTGCTTCTGATCAGGATGCTGCAACGAAAAAATATGTAGATTCAAAATCTTCAAAAACACCAACCGGTCCAACAGCACCCGATACGGCAACTGCAAAACCGGGTGATATTTTTTACAATACTACTGACAACCGTTTGTATGTTTACAATGGTACCAGCTGGGTACCTGTTGATAATAAGCTTTCTGATGGGCACCTATTTGTTGGAAGTCCTGCAGGTATTGCAGTTTCTACACCTAAAAATGTTGTTCCTTTAAGTGGTTTTGGTTCCGCCCAAGGTGATGTAGCAATGGGTAATTTCAAGCTGATCAACCTTGCTGAGCCAACAGCAGATCAAGATGCAGCTACTAAAAAATATGTAGATGCTAAAACAGTGAAGATGCCTACGGGGCCAACAGCACCTGATACGGCAACAGCAAAACCAGGTGACACCTATTACAATACAGCAGACAACCACTTGTATGTGTACAATGGCACTGAATGGGTAGTGATGGACAATAAATTGGCTACCGGTGAACTTTATGTTGGTAACGCTCAAGGAATCGCAGAATCTACAGCTAAAAACAAAGTTCCATTAAGTGGCTTTGATAACGCAAAAGCAGATGTTGCTTTGGGGGATGGAATAAACAATTTTAAAATTGTAAATCTGGCCGAGCCAACCGCAGATCAAGATGCGGCGACTAAAAAATATGTAGATGCAGGCGTCACTGCGGCAGCAGCTGCGGGTAAAGATAATTTGGGTAACCATACAGCCGCAGAAAATATTAAACTTTCTGTATTCTCGATCAGCAATAATGGCGCGAATGGTCAGGGCTTAACTTTCGATACTCAGGGAAATGCAAGCTTCGGACAAGACCTAACCATCAACGGAAACTTGTATACGCCATCAGATAGAAATCTGAAAACGCATATCGAAACCTTAACTACCGTTCTGCAAAAAATAAACCAGATCAGGGGAGTAAGCTTCGAATATAAAGATCAAACTAAATACGCAACAGGTGTAAAAATAGGAGTGATTGCTCAAGAACTTCAAAAGGTATATCCGGAAATGGTCACCAAAGGTAAAGATGGCTTTTTAAAAGTAGACTATACCCAACTTACAGGTATGTTGATCCAGGCGGTAAAAGAGCAACAAAAAGAAATTGATGCATTAAAAATCCGTATGGATAAGCAGCAGGAACAGATTAATAGTATCCTCAAAAAAATGCAGTAA